One region of Permianibacter fluminis genomic DNA includes:
- the tusA gene encoding sulfurtransferase TusA, which translates to MTTDLANAPLPDGFRQHDHLYDALGLRCPEPVMMLRLKMRQLGAGETLLVVADDPATTRDIPKFCAFMEHRLLRSRTAELPYLYLLAKGLG; encoded by the coding sequence ATGACAACGGATTTGGCCAACGCACCGCTGCCGGACGGTTTTCGTCAGCATGATCACCTGTACGATGCGCTCGGTCTGCGCTGCCCGGAGCCGGTGATGATGCTGCGGCTGAAAATGCGTCAGCTTGGTGCCGGTGAGACTTTGCTGGTCGTCGCCGACGATCCGGCCACCACCCGCGACATTCCCAAATTCTGCGCCTTTATGGAGCATCGGCTGCTGCGCAGCCGGACTGCGGAATTGCCGTATCTGTATCTGCTGGCAAAAGGGCTGGGCTGA
- a CDS encoding TMEM175 family protein, with amino-acid sequence MMGKARVEAFSDGVLAIIITIMVLELKVPHDASLAGLLALWPVFLSYVLSFIYVGIYWNNHHHMLHTVHHVSGSMLWANLHLLFWLSLVPFVTGWMGENHFAALPTALYGIVLLMAAIAYFILQLTIIRAHGSDSVLHKALGRDFKGKISPLLYASAIVLAFFSQALAGAIYAGVALMWLVPDRRIEKTLAS; translated from the coding sequence ATGATGGGAAAAGCACGAGTCGAAGCCTTCAGTGATGGTGTATTGGCGATCATCATCACCATCATGGTGCTGGAACTGAAAGTGCCGCATGACGCCAGCTTGGCGGGCCTGCTGGCGCTGTGGCCGGTGTTTCTCAGTTATGTGCTGAGCTTTATCTACGTCGGCATTTACTGGAACAACCATCACCATATGCTGCATACCGTGCACCATGTCAGTGGTTCGATGCTCTGGGCCAATCTGCATCTGCTGTTCTGGTTATCGCTGGTGCCGTTTGTTACCGGCTGGATGGGTGAGAATCATTTTGCTGCCTTGCCGACGGCGCTCTATGGCATCGTGTTGCTGATGGCGGCGATTGCCTATTTCATTTTGCAATTGACCATCATTCGCGCCCATGGTAGTGATTCGGTGCTACACAAAGCATTGGGTCGTGATTTTAAAGGCAAGATCTCGCCGCTGCTGTATGCCAGCGCGATTGTGCTGGCGTTTTTCAGTCAGGCGTTGGCTGGGGCCATTTACGCCGGGGTGGCGCTGATGTGGCTGGTGCCGGACCGGCGGATCGAGAAAACCTTAGCCAGTTGA
- a CDS encoding YybH family protein — MKIAIAMLLTLLLLFSNSARGDEEAAIRAVLMNQQAAWNRGDIDGYLSGYWQSPKLRFASGAEVTYGYAETAARYRQRYDSKAKMGELKFELLEVQQLGEHSALVFGRWQLTRATDQPHGLFTLELEKFAEGWKVTRDHTSSGN, encoded by the coding sequence ATGAAAATTGCAATCGCCATGCTGCTGACGCTGTTGCTGCTGTTCAGTAACAGCGCCCGCGGCGATGAAGAGGCGGCGATCCGGGCCGTGCTGATGAACCAGCAGGCGGCTTGGAACCGTGGCGACATCGACGGTTACCTGTCCGGTTACTGGCAGAGCCCAAAGCTGCGCTTTGCCTCCGGCGCTGAGGTCACCTATGGCTATGCCGAAACGGCAGCGCGCTATCGTCAGCGCTATGACAGCAAAGCGAAAATGGGCGAGCTCAAATTTGAATTGCTGGAAGTGCAACAGCTCGGCGAGCACTCGGCGCTGGTTTTTGGCCGCTGGCAACTCACCCGCGCCACGGATCAGCCGCATGGCCTGTTTACGCTGGAGCTGGAGAAATTTGCCGAGGGCTGGAAAGTGACCCGCGATCACACCTCCAGCGGTAATTGA
- a CDS encoding tetratricopeptide repeat-containing diguanylate cyclase translates to MWRWLLIGSMVAVCQADQYPELEAELGRDPAAVLAAVEPLQAQAGQSPEQKAELHLLAAEAQAMLTRGREALNEADAGLALLPPAPGGQLLLTPLAIRLQLIRALAQDLLGQSAQALPAVNRLLDQLSADTPEQQQVLVEVLNARGSLLLSLTDLPGALADMQRAYALAQEDDARVSRGDIAALIANLYARQQDTENALRYYREAVNSFQRSHSDIKLSIAVYGIGTMYRDSKNWPEARRHFGWSLELSRKRGDRQGVAYAQQQLAHIAVETGQFDEAKNLLDAAQPLFEQAEDHAMVINSKVTRADLAGKLNHYDEAMRWLQDAELLAKKTDQDWKEPVIWERRAMLLAEQRLYEQAYEAYRTFHQLHEASFRGESDRQLQELRVRFDSERQEQQNELLRQQNALQEAALQQQRQRLWLYVAVALLSLLSTLFLLYSIYKGRQVRRKLDELAHTDELTGLPNRRSVMQEAQLEIDRSRRYRLPLCLAAIDLDQFKSINDRFGHAAGDEVLKHFARLCQQSLRQTDLIGRVGGEEFILMLPHTSLTIARQILERLREDFKLSAIPALTNKHQPSISIGVTVLSEADEGLAELMRRADEALYCAKQNGRDQVVVREHPQAPAVGSQAGEGFQQYEKY, encoded by the coding sequence ATGTGGCGATGGCTGCTGATCGGCAGCATGGTGGCGGTGTGCCAGGCCGACCAGTATCCCGAGCTGGAGGCCGAGCTCGGCCGCGATCCGGCTGCCGTGCTGGCGGCTGTCGAGCCGTTGCAAGCCCAAGCCGGGCAAAGCCCGGAGCAAAAAGCGGAATTGCATCTGCTGGCCGCCGAGGCGCAGGCGATGCTGACCCGCGGCCGTGAAGCCCTGAACGAGGCGGATGCCGGTCTGGCCCTGCTGCCACCGGCACCGGGTGGCCAACTGCTGCTGACGCCACTGGCGATCCGGCTGCAATTGATTCGCGCGCTGGCGCAGGATTTACTCGGCCAATCCGCGCAGGCCTTGCCCGCGGTCAACCGGCTGCTGGACCAGTTGTCGGCCGATACCCCGGAGCAACAGCAAGTGCTGGTTGAAGTGCTGAATGCGCGCGGCTCGCTGTTGCTGTCACTGACCGATTTGCCGGGCGCACTTGCTGATATGCAGCGCGCGTATGCGCTGGCGCAGGAAGATGACGCCCGGGTTTCGCGCGGCGACATCGCCGCCTTGATTGCCAATCTCTATGCCCGTCAGCAGGACACCGAAAACGCTTTGCGCTACTACCGTGAAGCGGTCAACTCGTTTCAGCGCAGCCATTCCGATATCAAATTGTCGATTGCGGTGTATGGCATCGGCACCATGTATCGCGACAGCAAGAACTGGCCGGAAGCGCGTCGGCATTTCGGCTGGTCGCTGGAGTTGTCACGCAAGCGGGGCGACCGGCAGGGCGTTGCTTATGCCCAGCAGCAACTGGCCCATATCGCGGTCGAAACTGGCCAATTCGACGAAGCGAAAAACCTGCTCGATGCGGCCCAGCCGTTGTTCGAGCAAGCCGAAGATCACGCGATGGTGATCAACAGCAAAGTCACTCGTGCCGATCTGGCCGGCAAACTGAATCACTACGACGAGGCCATGCGCTGGCTGCAGGATGCCGAGCTGCTGGCCAAGAAAACGGACCAGGACTGGAAAGAGCCGGTGATCTGGGAGCGCCGGGCCATGCTGCTGGCAGAACAGCGGCTATATGAGCAGGCCTACGAGGCGTATCGGACTTTTCACCAGTTGCATGAGGCCAGTTTTCGCGGCGAGTCGGACCGGCAGTTGCAGGAATTGCGGGTGCGCTTTGATTCCGAGCGGCAGGAGCAGCAGAACGAGTTGCTGCGTCAGCAGAACGCCCTGCAGGAAGCGGCGTTGCAGCAACAGCGCCAGCGCCTCTGGCTTTATGTTGCAGTTGCGTTGCTATCGCTGCTGTCAACGCTGTTTCTGTTGTACTCGATCTACAAGGGCCGTCAGGTTCGCCGCAAACTTGACGAACTGGCCCACACCGATGAGCTGACCGGCTTGCCCAATCGGCGCAGCGTGATGCAGGAAGCGCAACTGGAAATTGACCGGTCGCGGCGCTACCGGCTGCCACTCTGTCTGGCTGCAATCGATCTGGATCAGTTCAAGAGCATTAACGATCGTTTTGGCCACGCTGCCGGCGACGAGGTACTGAAACACTTTGCCAGGCTGTGTCAGCAATCGCTGCGGCAAACCGATTTGATTGGCCGGGTCGGTGGTGAAGAATTTATCCTGATGCTGCCGCACACCAGCCTGACCATTGCCCGCCAAATTCTCGAACGCTTGCGCGAGGATTTCAAACTGAGCGCGATTCCGGCACTGACCAACAAGCACCAGCCCAGCATCTCGATTGGCGTCACCGTACTGAGCGAAGCCGATGAAGGTCTGGCTGAACTGATGCGTCGCGCCGATGAAGCGCTTTATTGCGCCAAACAAAATGGCCGTGACCAGGTGGTCGTGCGCGAACACCCTCAGGCGCCAGCGGTTGGCAGTCAAGCGGGCGAAGGCTTCCAGCAGTACGAGAAATACTGA
- a CDS encoding Lrp/AsnC ligand binding domain-containing protein: MENYRIDNLDRAILRALQADAKQPYLEIARQLEVSGGTVHQRVNRLRELGIITGSKISVDRRKLGLDVTVLIGLHLTSAKAMNKVLAQLKKFPEVLEAYYTTGNYSLILKVCVASIEEYHQFLIKKLQAIDEVQSTESFICMDQPLERDIAI, from the coding sequence ATGGAAAACTACCGAATCGATAATCTGGACCGGGCCATCCTGCGGGCGCTGCAGGCCGACGCCAAGCAGCCCTATCTGGAAATTGCCCGCCAGCTCGAGGTTTCCGGCGGCACGGTCCATCAGCGGGTCAACCGGCTGCGTGAACTCGGTATCATCACCGGCAGCAAAATCAGCGTCGACCGGCGTAAGCTCGGCCTCGACGTGACGGTGCTGATTGGCCTGCACCTGACCAGTGCCAAGGCGATGAACAAAGTGTTGGCCCAGTTGAAGAAATTTCCGGAAGTGCTGGAGGCCTACTACACCACCGGCAATTACTCGCTGATCCTGAAAGTCTGCGTCGCGTCGATCGAGGAATACCACCAGTTCCTGATCAAGAAACTGCAGGCGATTGATGAAGTGCAGTCGACCGAATCGTTCATCTGCATGGATCAACCGCTGGAGCGTGACATCGCCATTTGA
- a CDS encoding DUF2780 domain-containing protein, producing MDLVQLLVSQLGVNAQQAQGGVGALLKVAKEQVTPATFGEIGKLLPQAADWMKVVPSSGGGLGGMLGGMLGGNLGTLAKIASQFQALGIDADQLAPFAKTAFEFLQKNLSGEAKDEISKLVSQFLK from the coding sequence ATGGATCTGGTGCAATTGTTGGTCAGCCAATTGGGCGTCAACGCCCAGCAAGCACAGGGCGGCGTCGGTGCGCTGCTGAAGGTGGCAAAAGAGCAGGTGACGCCTGCCACCTTTGGCGAAATCGGCAAGCTGCTGCCGCAGGCGGCTGACTGGATGAAAGTCGTGCCAAGCAGCGGCGGTGGTCTCGGTGGCATGTTGGGCGGCATGCTCGGTGGCAATCTCGGCACGCTGGCGAAAATTGCCAGCCAGTTCCAGGCGCTCGGCATCGACGCCGATCAGCTGGCGCCATTCGCCAAAACCGCGTTCGAATTTCTGCAGAAGAATCTGTCCGGTGAAGCCAAGGACGAGATCAGCAAACTGGTCAGTCAATTCCTGAAATAA
- a CDS encoding VOC family protein, whose protein sequence is MHHSRLAGFIIDCKDIAPGKAAAFWSPALGMPEKKSTANEDAGYALLDTGAYGLHIETQQVDHESRLHLDIESDDVEAEVQRLEQLGAIRVKKVRNWWVMQAPTGHRFCVVYTADVAKRPGANRWS, encoded by the coding sequence ATGCACCACAGCCGTCTGGCCGGTTTCATCATCGACTGCAAGGATATCGCGCCCGGCAAAGCGGCCGCATTCTGGAGCCCGGCGCTCGGCATGCCGGAGAAGAAATCCACCGCCAACGAAGATGCCGGCTACGCGCTGCTCGATACCGGCGCCTACGGTCTGCATATCGAAACCCAGCAAGTCGACCATGAAAGCCGTCTGCATCTGGATATCGAATCCGATGATGTCGAAGCAGAAGTGCAGCGACTGGAACAGCTCGGCGCAATCCGCGTCAAGAAAGTGCGCAACTGGTGGGTCATGCAGGCACCGACCGGCCATCGGTTCTGCGTGGTCTACACCGCTGACGTTGCCAAGCGACCGGGTGCCAATCGTTGGTCGTGA
- a CDS encoding DUF1285 domain-containing protein, protein MDIEAKISAAKGEPGQWNPPFCGDIDLEIRADGSWWYLGTPIQRPELVKLFARVLRREGDKYFLVTPAEKVGIKVADAAFVITDADILDPALPSQRVRLTSNIDESFELDANHRLEVRGDASNRKPYVHVRNDLWALLSRSAYYRLAADVESLPEPDDGFGIRSNGLWFRLL, encoded by the coding sequence ATGGATATCGAAGCAAAAATCAGCGCCGCCAAAGGCGAACCGGGACAGTGGAATCCGCCGTTCTGCGGCGACATTGATCTGGAAATCCGCGCTGACGGCAGCTGGTGGTATCTCGGCACGCCCATTCAGCGACCGGAGCTGGTCAAACTGTTCGCCCGCGTGCTGCGCCGTGAAGGCGACAAATATTTTCTGGTGACGCCGGCCGAGAAGGTCGGCATCAAGGTGGCAGACGCTGCGTTCGTCATCACCGACGCTGACATTCTGGACCCGGCGCTGCCTAGTCAACGGGTGCGCTTGACCAGCAACATTGACGAGTCGTTCGAGCTCGACGCCAACCACCGTCTGGAAGTTCGCGGTGATGCCAGCAACCGCAAACCGTATGTCCATGTCCGCAACGATTTGTGGGCGCTGCTCAGTCGGTCGGCCTATTACCGGTTGGCGGCCGATGTCGAATCCTTGCCCGAACCGGACGATGGTTTTGGCATCCGCAGTAACGGTTTGTGGTTTCGCTTGCTGTAG
- a CDS encoding MOSC domain-containing protein codes for MLTLSSLHIYPIKGIAGIALASARVEPRGLQGDRRWMLIDENDQFISQRELPAMSQFNAVADGAGWRISTAGQLPALPPLLLQTPTAAERVLATVWSDTVSAIVAPEPVNAWFSRALAQPVRAVFMDAEARRPVDRDYGRASDEVSFADGFPLLIANTASLADLNARIGESLTMARFRPNLVLSGAEAWTEDGWQRLRIGDIEIDLVKPCARCQVTTLDPATGQMHGRQEPLRTLAKFRKDAGKVMFAVNAIARGSGPLQAGMPVTVLA; via the coding sequence ATGCTAACGCTCAGTTCCCTGCACATCTATCCGATCAAAGGCATCGCCGGTATTGCGCTGGCATCGGCGCGGGTTGAACCGCGCGGTTTGCAGGGCGATCGGCGCTGGATGTTGATCGACGAAAACGACCAGTTCATCAGCCAGCGTGAGTTGCCGGCAATGAGTCAGTTTAACGCGGTCGCTGACGGTGCCGGCTGGCGCATTTCGACCGCTGGCCAGTTGCCGGCGTTGCCGCCGTTGCTGTTGCAGACCCCAACCGCTGCTGAGCGGGTGCTGGCAACGGTCTGGTCCGACACGGTTTCCGCCATCGTCGCGCCCGAGCCCGTCAACGCCTGGTTCAGCCGCGCGCTGGCGCAACCGGTCCGGGCCGTGTTCATGGATGCCGAGGCGCGCCGGCCGGTGGACCGCGACTACGGCCGCGCCAGCGATGAAGTCAGCTTCGCCGATGGCTTTCCGCTGCTCATCGCCAATACCGCCTCGCTGGCCGATTTGAACGCCCGCATCGGCGAATCGCTGACCATGGCGCGGTTCCGACCCAATCTGGTGCTGAGCGGCGCCGAGGCCTGGACCGAAGACGGCTGGCAGCGGCTGCGCATTGGTGACATCGAGATTGACCTGGTCAAGCCCTGCGCCCGTTGTCAGGTCACCACGCTCGACCCGGCCACCGGCCAGATGCACGGCCGCCAGGAGCCGCTGCGCACGCTGGCCAAATTCCGCAAGGACGCCGGCAAGGTGATGTTCGCGGTCAATGCGATCGCCCGCGGCAGCGGCCCGCTGCAAGCCGGCATGCCGGTGACTGTGCTGGCGTGA